Proteins encoded within one genomic window of Anabaena sphaerica FACHB-251:
- a CDS encoding cation-translocating P-type ATPase, translated as MNSNFHIWTLTPTDVYKTLTTTPQGISEAEANLRLKQFGYNELPEPQTRPLILRFTDQLTHFMALLLWVAGILAFISQTPELGWAIWAVIWINAIFSFWQEYQAEKALSALKKILPSQAKVYRDGKLSVIAARELVSGDVMQLEEGDKISADARLIESQSLYVDASVLTGESLPVPRISEPVTAANIHASEASNLVFAGSTVAAGRGLAVVYATGTHTEFGQVAHLTAHVQREASTLEVQISRVVHIITIIALSMGVVIFLLTKLLVGMQLKESFIFAIGIIVAFVPEGLLPTVSLALAIGVRRMARKNALVRRLSAVETLSATTVICTDKTGTLTKNEMTVRQLWIPNTNINVTGVGYEPKGEVEITSSENQSQVRLMLAGAALCSNARLNHPANSHQWQAVGDPTEAALLVAAIKAGLKLEELQQQASRVREIPFDSHRRMMTVLLAGNLGLDDVENSQYLIFTKGAPLDVLQHSRYLWHSGEKLELTETQREEVVTANDQLASQGYRVLGVATRQGGGELNQLDNNLLEQDLTFLGLVAMIDPPRPEVADAISLCHRAGIQVTMITGDYGLTAAAIAQRIGLANGKPRIITGEQLGHLSDTQLRQIIHKHKTGLVFARVMPEQKLRLVEAYKTLGHIVAVTGDGVNDAPALRAANIGIAMGISGTDVAREAADIVLIDDNFATIVSAIEQGRAVYQNIRKFMTYILSSNMAEFLPFLAMVFLKIPPALVILQILAIDLGTDMLPALALGAEKPETGSMELPPRKKSQALLDLPLLLRAYCFLGLLEGLAGMAGFFFVWWTNGYNLPQLQALSPSILSHSANAATMAIYHQATTMTLAVIVACQDGNVFACRSERFSILRLGFFTNRLIWAGIAVEWLLILSIIYSPTLQKIFSTAALKPSYLLMLLFCPPLILIADELRKRIIGRVNPQTEIPSL; from the coding sequence ATGAATTCCAACTTTCATATTTGGACGCTGACACCTACAGATGTCTACAAGACACTAACAACAACTCCCCAAGGTATCAGCGAGGCAGAAGCTAATTTAAGATTAAAACAATTTGGTTATAATGAACTTCCCGAACCACAAACACGCCCTTTAATACTCCGTTTCACTGACCAATTAACCCATTTTATGGCGTTGCTGTTGTGGGTAGCGGGAATATTAGCTTTTATTTCCCAAACGCCGGAATTAGGTTGGGCAATTTGGGCAGTAATTTGGATTAATGCTATTTTTAGTTTTTGGCAGGAATATCAAGCCGAAAAAGCTTTATCAGCTTTAAAAAAAATCTTACCTTCCCAAGCCAAAGTTTATCGTGATGGAAAATTATCTGTAATTGCTGCCCGTGAATTAGTTAGCGGCGATGTCATGCAGTTGGAAGAAGGTGATAAAATCTCCGCTGATGCGAGACTTATTGAAAGTCAATCTTTATATGTAGATGCTTCCGTACTCACAGGGGAATCTTTGCCCGTTCCCCGTATTAGCGAACCTGTCACCGCCGCAAATATCCATGCTTCTGAAGCCAGTAATTTAGTATTTGCAGGTTCTACTGTAGCTGCTGGTCGAGGACTGGCGGTAGTATATGCCACAGGCACGCATACAGAATTTGGTCAAGTAGCCCATCTTACAGCCCATGTGCAGCGGGAAGCCAGCACTTTAGAAGTGCAGATTTCTAGGGTGGTTCACATCATTACTATCATTGCGTTGAGTATGGGGGTGGTGATATTTTTATTAACTAAGTTGCTGGTGGGAATGCAACTGAAGGAAAGTTTCATTTTTGCCATTGGGATTATTGTGGCATTTGTCCCCGAAGGTTTACTACCTACTGTGAGTTTAGCCTTAGCAATTGGTGTTAGGCGCATGGCCAGAAAAAATGCTTTGGTGCGGCGTTTGTCTGCGGTGGAAACTCTGAGTGCAACCACTGTTATTTGCACTGACAAAACCGGGACTTTGACGAAAAATGAAATGACTGTCCGCCAATTGTGGATTCCTAATACTAATATTAATGTGACTGGGGTGGGTTATGAGCCGAAGGGGGAAGTGGAAATTACCTCTAGTGAAAATCAGTCTCAGGTGCGGTTAATGTTGGCTGGTGCGGCGCTTTGTTCTAATGCGCGGTTAAATCATCCGGCTAATTCTCATCAATGGCAAGCTGTGGGTGATCCTACGGAAGCGGCGTTATTGGTGGCTGCTATTAAGGCGGGGTTGAAGTTGGAGGAGTTGCAACAGCAAGCATCAAGAGTTCGGGAAATTCCTTTTGATTCTCACCGAAGGATGATGACGGTTTTGTTAGCAGGTAATTTAGGGTTAGATGATGTTGAAAATTCCCAATATTTGATTTTTACTAAGGGTGCGCCTTTAGATGTGTTGCAGCATTCGCGGTATTTATGGCATTCGGGGGAAAAGCTGGAATTAACGGAAACTCAGCGCGAGGAAGTTGTGACGGCTAATGATCAATTGGCTAGTCAAGGTTATCGTGTTTTAGGGGTGGCTACAAGGCAAGGTGGGGGGGAATTAAATCAGCTAGATAATAATTTGTTAGAACAGGATTTGACTTTTTTGGGTTTGGTGGCGATGATTGATCCACCACGTCCAGAAGTTGCGGATGCCATTTCTCTTTGTCATCGTGCCGGCATTCAAGTTACTATGATTACAGGTGATTATGGGTTAACAGCCGCTGCGATCGCCCAACGTATTGGTTTAGCAAACGGTAAACCCAGAATTATCACCGGAGAACAATTAGGACACCTTTCTGATACGCAATTACGGCAAATCATCCACAAGCACAAAACCGGGTTAGTATTTGCCAGGGTGATGCCAGAACAGAAACTCAGGTTAGTTGAAGCCTATAAAACCCTTGGTCATATCGTCGCTGTCACTGGTGATGGTGTTAACGATGCCCCCGCTTTACGCGCTGCCAATATCGGCATTGCAATGGGAATTAGCGGTACAGATGTTGCCCGTGAAGCTGCGGATATTGTTCTCATAGATGATAACTTTGCCACTATCGTGTCTGCAATTGAACAGGGTAGGGCGGTGTATCAAAACATCCGCAAATTCATGACTTATATTCTCTCCTCCAACATGGCCGAGTTTCTACCTTTCCTAGCAATGGTGTTTTTGAAAATACCCCCAGCACTGGTAATTTTGCAAATTTTAGCTATTGACTTAGGTACAGATATGTTACCTGCATTGGCATTAGGGGCAGAAAAACCGGAAACTGGTTCAATGGAGTTACCACCCCGAAAAAAATCCCAAGCACTGTTAGATTTACCTTTATTGCTGCGTGCTTACTGCTTTTTAGGACTGCTGGAAGGTTTAGCTGGTATGGCAGGATTTTTCTTTGTTTGGTGGACAAATGGTTATAACCTTCCACAATTACAAGCACTTAGTCCTAGTATTTTATCACACTCAGCTAATGCGGCGACAATGGCGATTTATCACCAAGCAACGACAATGACTTTAGCCGTTATTGTAGCTTGTCAAGATGGTAACGTTTTTGCTTGTCGTTCGGAACGGTTTTCAATTTTGCGTTTGGGATTTTTTACTAACCGTTTAATTTGGGCAGGAATTGCGGTGGAATGGTTATTAATTCTCTCTATTATCTATTCTCCTACTCTGCAAAAAATCTTCTCGACAGCAGCTTTAAAACCATCTTATTTATTGATGTTATTGTTTTGTCCACCGTTAATTTTAATAGCTGACGAATTAAGAAAGCGAATTATTGGCAGAGTCAACCCTCAAACGGAAATTCCCTCTTTATAA